The Macadamia integrifolia cultivar HAES 741 chromosome 3, SCU_Mint_v3, whole genome shotgun sequence genome segment TTGTTACAACCAATCAAATAAGCTCTAATGGAATATTAACTTTTGTTTCCGGCATTTAAAAAAAGTGCGTTCTTTCGTGCTCCATTTTATTTCCCCTTCGAGGATTCAAaaaacgaagagagagagagagagagagagagagagagagagagagagaggggttgggcttctttttcttctacagTTACTATTATTTCTCATTCATTTCTCCCTTCCCTCTTCGGTGGTGGTGAGAGGACTCTCGTCTTGTTTATCTTTAAATTTGAGTCCTGATCTGGAtctagttctctctctctctgccgattttctagggtttcagtgGTTCAATCTCCGGTGAATCAGAATCCtaattctttttctggtttttcgATCTGTGTTGCTCGGTGGTTCTGGTCGGTGAAGCCATGGAGGCGATAGAGGAGTTAGTTCAGCTGTCCGAGTCTATGCTGCAGGCTGGTGCTTTGCTTGCCGATGAAGATGTCGACGAAAACACACCATCTAGGAGAACCTCTACTTTCCTCAATGTTGTCGCCCTTGGCAATGTCGTAAGTTTATCTGGCCCCTGAATTTGCTCCAAATCTTGTTTGGATTGTGTCGGATTTTGTTGGATGTGTTATTCTTGGTCTGTCGGTTAGGTCCTGTATTTATATGGCCTGATCTTTGGATCCAGTGTTTCCATTGTATTTCAAGAATTATATCTTCCTATAAATTATCTCAGTATGGGATGAGTAGACTAGGGATGGGAAGAGTGGGGACATACACTCGCGGACTAGAAAATGAGATATTTAGGATTCTAGAGATGAATAGTTGATAGTGCCGAGACTAGAATGCCGAGGCACGCAATGCTGATTGTCAATTTCTTAGTTGAATCTGGTATGTCACGCAATGATACAAATTACTGCTACTAATTAGGGATTGATGCGCAACTCGAGATCTATTGTGTCTGAAGATCTGGATGAGGTTCAGCGAATCTACTGATTCTTTTTTCTGATTTACCGGAACTGATCTATGTgaacattttttcttcttctttctgaaTAGATTAAAGGGGCAAAATGAAAAGCGAAGCAGGAAACAGAATAAGAATTTCAAAATGAATTGAAGTGCATCCGAAGAATGGAAGAGAGAAAGTCGCATGTGCATCTTGAACATTAACTTGGCTTATCATAGTAGTTAACCAGTTAGCAGTCACTGTAATTATCAATTGAATAAAGAATATTTCTTAACTTGAATCAAATTATCTTTCAGGCTTCAAAGATTTGACTGGAATTTCCCATTAGAGCTAGACTGCCATTTAACCCTTTTATAACAATAGCATTGACATTGAGTCTATGATCTTTCGACTTATTGAAAACTAATTTAGCAATCACTTAGAGAATTATGTAATAAAATCCAAACTGAATCTTGTTTGAAGAGAACCTGAACCTGCTGCCTATTTTATGAATTGCCTGTATTCATTTATTCATCactaaactaaaagaaaaacttaTTCATCCGGCAACGGTTACATATTTTATCATTATGGCCCATTACAGATTGTTGTTATGGGCTTCTTATATTCAGTTTGTGACTGGTTAATGAGGACCGACTGTATACCAAGGTTGTCTTGTATGACATTTCCTGGTTGGGGGCAGAAGGTCGCTGAtggggaaaaatgaaaaaaaaaaaaaacttatatgACATGGGTTTCTCAGAGTTGGAGCTACTGGGGAATCATTCTTATGTTTGAGGGGGGATCCCAATCTACATTACTGTATCGCTCTAAAGCTACTAAAATTCTTCTTGTGTGGATGGATATAGGAATGATGCCAAACCATGTAAAGCCATGtatgtctttattttctatctttAAAATATTAtggttgatttatttttttcacaatGATAATCCAAGTCTAAGGAGCCTGAAAACCCACTTCTGCATTAGTTTGTGgatgcatattttttttctgcaaGGGATTTTCGTAGAAGTCCTGATGATTGGAACAGTGGAAGTATTTTTCTCTTGGCAAGGGCTGATAATGATTTTCTTACACCCCTGGCAATGGTATAgctttctggggcttcttccttgaGCATCATTGGCAAATCTGAGTAGCAAGAGAAATTGTAGGTGAAGCATCAAAGCGTTACTGCTAGTGCAAAACAATGAAGCCAATTAAGAAATTGTATATGAGCTGAAGTCGAGTTTTTGCCTAAGTGATAGATTGATCACAATAGCTATCGCAGGGATGTACTTGTGTAGAGGATGATGGATTGCACATGATAGTGGCTTTTTTATTGGACTTCAACCAAATCTCGTGTGCTCAAGAATGAAATTTCATGGGCTAACCAGACTAAGAAATTTCCAATTCGGAGGCCTGGAGTGCTATTTCCTTGTTTATAATAGCTCTTCCATTGTGAGAGGTAATTGATTAGTGTGTTAAGAAGCATTGGCAGGACCATGAAAGGGCTCTTCGTTGTCCGGTAATGTATGAAAGCTAGATGGGCGGAGGATTAGATTTATCAGCAAATGCAAGAAGGTTACTTAGGATATGGAGAAGCTAACAGGATGATTAGACAAGTTCAGTTTTTCAGAAGTATTTGGATGACAGAAAGACAAAGTGATGGATTTAGTAGAGAAGGagcaagaaaaaaggaaaagttccagcatcccccccccccccccaaaccttTATTGTCTTCTTAGCCCCTTAAGGAATGACAAATTTACTTTACATTGGTCCAGTGACCCCAATGCAATTTTGTAaggtttcttctctctctcttttaatttatttctgcCATGAGGAGAGCCAGGCTGGGGTTAATCGTTGGCATAATTTTGGAAGTTGGGCTTGGATTTGGTTGTGGGAGTTGAAGATTAGATGTCGGAGCCCTGGTATTTGTCTGTAGACATGCTTATAACCTTGTGTTGTTTCAACATTAAGATTGACAAATATAATGGGTGAAACATTTGAGACAATTGATGTAAAAAGGGGAGACACTGAAAATGGAATCCGGGTTATTGTTTGAAGGTGGAAATAGCATTCTTAAGTAACTCATGGACTGACCATTATGGTGACCGAATGCTGGTTCTTTAGAGGGAGTCAACAAATTGGTCTTCTAATGCTGAGTAAAAGGTTGGCCCCTTTGTTTGGgggattgtaataaagaggttagagaagaaaatgatttgAAAGATCAACTCAGACCGTATGTTCACTGTTTAAATACAGTTAATGAACCCACTACATCTACACTATTGTTTGTGCTTCAAATGGAAGTGCGAAAACCTGAACTGCCTAGTTATGGATACAGGTTAGGGGACTATTAGCATTAGGGAACACAAGAATATGCCTTTTAATTGTCCCCACCCCAAGAGACTTGGGTCCATGCTTTTACCAGTTTACCGTCCACCATGTCGATACCATAGTTGACTATTGATGTTTTCGTCTCCCTCGGTATATCATTTCTAATCCTTTTATGCTGTTGGGTTTGATCAAGTTCCTAATATCCGTGGTATGAATTTTTAAGAaggatttatttgtttatttgaaGCTCGGAGGCTATAAGAACTTCTTGCTACTTTCATCATTGAGCCTTGATGCAGTACTGTAGTGAGCAGTAGGTTTCTCTATGCCCTTTGAGGTTTTCTTGAGTTCCATTTGGGGTCGCTCTTCTTAtctttttcccttgtttttttttttttggtttagtaAAATTACCAGAATTAAGAGCATAAACATAAATACAGGAGGACTTGAAAAGTGTGCAATATTGAAGTGCCCATGCAGTTTAGGGTACTGGAATAAGTCTTTCATCATTATGCATATGCTAAGCAAGTTGCATCTGAAAGATGAACCAGAATTACAGTATTTCAGTATGGCACCTCATCCTATTATGTAGCAGCCTCAATAATTTTATGTCCATAGAGAAAGGGATGCATTTGATGTGCTTGAGGACCTCATTTTGTGGAACCTGCCATTGGCCCTGTTATCATATAGGTGCTCCTTCAACTCATTGGTGTTGATCAGTCAGCAGGCTTCTTCTTAAATGGTGCATATATCCAGAATAAGATTTAATTGGATATCAAGCTTCCAACTTCAAGCCATGGCTAAAAGTTGGGGAAAGTAAGATTAACCGATGAAGAGAAGTTTATGCATTCAACAATTTGAAGTTCCTAATCACTCTATTTTTAGGTGTTTTACTCACTGTTGCTAGTTGATTGAGCAGTTATTATTGATGAGTTGGTGTGGCTGTTCATGATATGGGTAATGGGGTTGGCAGTCGATGAGGGATGCTGACTCTATGTTATGGTCTCCCTTTGAGGACTGATGACATGAGACTCAACATGTAAGGACCATTTGGCAGGTGATTTTGGTTCATGGCCTACTTTTAAGTATATTAAAGTCAAGTCATGCCCTGAATTGAGATAGTGAACATTTTTCAACAGAAGGAAGAGAATTCTATGGCATTTTATATGGCACTTGGGACCAATGGTTTAATGGCATCAACAAATtaatatttcttcatttctctatTCTCCATATTGGTTTATTATAGTTCTAGTTTACTTCTTTTGCTgtggaaattttgattttcttccttctgCATTAAATTTCAGGGTGCTGGTAAATCCGCGGTTTTGAACAGTTTAATTGGACATCCTGTTCTCGTAAGTTGCTTCCTATTCATTTTTTTGTGAGCTTTTTGTATCTTTAATGTACATTTGATGACTGCCATTCTTTCCCCTTCTTGTGTCATGTATAGCCAACAGGTGAAAATGGTGCAACCCGGGCTCCCATCAGTATTGATTTGCGGAGGGATAATTCTTTGAGCACCAAAGCTATCATCTTGCAAATTGATAATAAATCTCAGCAAGTTTCTGCAAGTGAGGACTCTCGGAAAAGCACAATCCTGGTGTTGTTGATAGCCTTTTTATGTATTCAGGACTTCTGTTTGATGTAGTTTattatagttgtcatggtgccaaGTTGATGGCCAGCTGATGTGGCACTTAGCAGCCTATGTGATGGCGAAAACACCAAAGTTATATCACATTTGCTAGCCTAGGCTATGTTTTTCCAGGTATAAAAATTCTGGGGGTATAAAGGTCAAGATATAAGACATGAAGGGGGTAAAAATGATGTTACAGAAACTTGTAAGTGGGTATGATGAATACTTTAGTTTATTACGTAGGGAGGGCCTATGGCTGGCTTttaggtttggttgtgtcaggCACAATGGCTTCCTTGTTGCCAAGGTGGTGCCTATAGGATCACGCTAATTCGTGATGATATTGTCAGTTTATTCTTTTGATATTTCATTGCTGTGGAAGTCTCATACTTGTGTTTTGGGCATGTACAGGTGCTCTTCGGCATTCTCTACAAGATAGGCTGAGCAAGGGTTCTTCTGGCAAGAGCCGTGATGAAATTTACTTAAAGCTACGTACTAGCACAGGTTAGATCCTTCATCGACTTAGTTGCATGATAAAATTTGTCAATGAATGTTTGCCCTTCCCACATACTGAATAATAGTTCTACACAAATGGGGGGATCCATAAAGTTATTGCCATGCAGTACTAATTGGATGTCAATCATGTTTAGGGAGTAAACATGGGTGGTCTATGTACTGTCAATAGTTAATGCCATGTGGCTGATGAAGTAGTGGCTGATTGCCAAATGCTGAAAAATGCTTTGATGATTTACCATATAGGTACAGACCTCAGTTTAAGGCACATGCCGCATGCATCTAGAACCATGGAATGTTACACCAAGAATTTGTTTGAAATAAGCTGCGAATTACTGTTTTTGTTTAAAtctgtttatttttaatttttaaatttgttcAAATTTTTTGCGTCTCATTGGCAGAGCCAGACTTGTTATAGTAACATCATGGTTGAAAGGGATTTGCTCATTTGGTCGTGCATGTCATTCACTTGGCTTCTTTATCAAATATTTCATTCTTATGGAAGCCAAAAGAGAGCAGCAAGCTAGCTGGCGAGCTTGTTAACAAGCATCTGGTCTGTCCTATATTGTGTGTTGTGATTCTATTCTGGGTTTCCTCTTCATTGTTGTGGGTTTTGTTAGGGCTTTGTTGAGTGTGCATTTTTTCAGCTGTTGGTCCCTTTGTTTTGTATTCCTTTCATTCTCTCTGTTTTCTGTTCTACTAAATTTTGTATTCATTAAAGTAAAAGTGTTTCCAGGAATATGTCCTTTGTTTGAAGTGTGAGTTTTGCGAATGACTTGGCTGATGAGTTAGCCTAGGATGGGTTTCTGGGCCATGTTTGTATCTGGGGCATTATTTCATCATGTTGTCTCTCTATCATGGGTCTGGTAGGTTTTGTGGCCTGCTGGAGAATCCACTGCTGTTTTTATTGTATTGTATTGTTGTAGACTTGTAGTTCTGCTTTTCTATTTTGAATGTGCAAGCGGTTGAATTAATATCTAGTTGTGAGGATCCTGTCGAAGCTAAACTCTTGCTTCCTGGTGCCTTCGATATCCCAGAATCTGGACTGAAGTTAGCAAAGACATATATAAGATGGTCCTGAGTGTGAGCTTGCATTGCCTGCTGTGAGGTGTTTTATCTGTTAATGAATCCAGTTCTGGAAAAATTAATGCATGGGTTTGCAGAtgctttttatttgtttaatgtGATAATCTTCTTTAGAAATTCAGCTGACATAAATGTTTTGGCAGCTCCGCCATTGAAATTGATTGATTTACCTGGATTGGATCAACggataatggatgattcaatggTGAGTGGCTGCTAATTTTCTACCTTTAAATCCTGGGATTTTAAGGAGTCAGATTTTATTGTACTTTGGATGAATGCTCCATGTTGATGTCTATGCTGTGTCTCTTATCCTTTTGTTGATTCTGGCAGTTCAACTTTCATGCAATGCTAATATACTACTGACTGTTTTCTTTAAAACACTAACACTTCTTGTTTCAGATCAGTGAGTATGTGGAACACAATGATGCGATTTTGCTAGTTATTGTACCAGCTGCACAGGCACCTGAAATTTCTTCATCTCGTGCACTCAGGCTGGTTAAAGAATATGATTCAGAAAGTAGGTTGCAGTTGACCTACAGCTTTATACAATTTGTAAAATTTACTTAATTATGTAATATGCTGCATACATTCCTCTGTCATACATCTCTGAATTTGTTATGTATTCATTCATTGAGAACAATTCGGaaaattacttttattttatatactGCAGGTACTAGAACCATTGGTGTTATCAGTAAAATAGATCAAGCTGCTACAGACCAGAAAGTCCTTGCTGCTGTTCAGGCCCTGCTGCTAAATCAGGGACCCCGGAATACTTCTGATATTCCATGGGTTGCTTTAATTGGCCAGTCTGTCTCTATAGCTTCGGCCCAATCTGGATCTGTTGGCTCTGAGAACTCTTTAGAAACTGCTTGGCGAGCTGAGAGTGAGAGTCTCAAATCAATCCTTACTGGAGCCCCTCAAAATAAACTTGGCAGAGTAGCCTTAGTGGACACCCTTGCTCGCCAGATTCGTAAGCGTATGAAAGTCAGGCTACCAAACCTGCTCTCTGGGTACATGCTTTTTTCAACTTTTACctgtcattttctattttagttaaaaaaataatgcgCAATCTACTTTTATTTCCTATTCTATTTAATTCTATATGTTTGTTGTGAGATGCCTGATAAAATGTTTGTGCCTGGTAAGCAAGTGCTGCTTGCATTTACTGCATTTCCCTGAGTAGTGAACTTGTATTAGTGAAGGATAATTGCAAGATTAGGGATGTAACTTTCCTGTGTACAACATCTATTTCCACACAGGAGTCATCGTTCAAGGTTATTTGCAATTCTTATATCATGTCAAAAGATTCTCCACCAATGATCATTTCTGCAATGTAGTAATTGGTAACTTATTGCAAAGGCCTGTACCCATGACATTTCACCCACCGGTTTGAATTGGATAAGCTTCCCTTGacataaaatatcctttcctGATGCAGTAGTCACTTTTAATAGCTGGAGGTGCCCAGTCGATTCTTGACCTTGGCAAGTTTCATCCTTTGAGTGAATGCATATCAGTGGAGCTGTTATGTGTATTTTCATATAAGGTACtaataccttcattttttaaaactttgCAGGCTTCAGGGTAAGTCTCAAGTGGTTGAGGATGAGTTAGTAAGGCTTGGTGAGCAAATGGTTACAACTTCCGAAGGGACAAGAGCTGTTGCTTTGGAGCTTTGCCGTGAATTTGAGGATAAATTTCTCCAGCATATTGCTACCGGTGAGGtgagaaattattttttttccctttttaagaCATCTTTTGAATCAGAAATAGTGAAGAGAATTCCTTTTTTATAGTCGAAATATTCTTGTCTTATTTTTGCAGTCAATTTACTAATTTTTGGCATTACAACGAGTAAATTTTCACAAGCTTTTTACAATCTATTATGATGTGTGGCAAATAAAAAAGCAAATTGTAAAGTCAGCTTATTAAAGCTAGGGAACATTATGTTCTCCAAAATAGGTAAGCTGTCTCTAAATACCCTTTGGAGTTAAGTGATGTAACAACTAGGAAGACAGAGTCGGTAAAGAAGAGCTTCTTAAGTGTCTGTTTCTGACTGTGCAGTACTTGAGGAGTGGTGAGTCATTAAATCTTACTTTTGGATTAACTAATAAAGGGGTTAGATTTTGGACATTTAGGAGTTAAAATATTAAGGTGAAAGGTCAATGTATGATATGGGTGGGAGAAGGTTTAAATTGAAAAGGTTACACAGACCGATGGGAAAAATGATATTGTGAGGTTGATTTGTCTGAAATTTGGGTTAAGGTTCGGATTTTGCTGAGCAAGTTAAGATTGTGGTTAATGTTTGGATTAGAATCAGCCATAATGCTGTAGATAATAGATTGTGGTTAATGTTTGGATTAGAATCAGCCATAATGCTGTAGATAATAGAGTTTTTTACAAAGAATAAAGCATGTGCACATAGTCAACAAAGGCATCACCAATAACAACAATCATCAATTGAAACAGTAACCAGAGGCACGAAGCTCAAAGACAGAAGCCAAAGATCCCAACAACAGAAAATCACTGAGAGGGTTGAAACCTTTAAATCACAGATGGTTATGATTGTCTGTTTGGTCTGAAATTTTGATCATAGACAGTAAAGGGAGACAAAGTCCTCTAAAAATCATGATGATCAACCCACAAGGGACAGTTGTGCATGTTCAAGAAACTGGGTTTCTAACATACCAAAAATCATGATGATCAACCCACAAGGGACAGTTGTGCATGTTCAAGAAACTGGGTTTCTAACATACAGAACCCTAGCATGAGATTTGGGCACTTCAGATAAAGAGCTTCCTCTCCAATAACTTCAGTAACAATTATGATGGAACCCTAGTTGTGCATGTCTAAGAAACTAGTGTTTTAATAGACAGAAAACAAAATAGGTGGCTGTACACCAAAAGGTCGGGAAAAACCCTAACCATACTCACAACAGGAATCAAGAAGGAATCCTAGGTACTGAATcaatgctctgataccatgtaagtTGTAACAATAACAAAATCTGAATCAGTACCTGGttataaaaaagaagaggagaagaggagagagaagtcgaataaaagaaaagaagatgagagaaaggaagagagttTGTGTAATGGGATGAACACTCAaatgtggggggtgggggagtctATTGTATTAATTAACGAGCAATTTCAATGTAAAGACTGGGTCTACACCTAGAGGACTTAAAACTAAAGATTTACAACTATGACTAGTTATTTAGAACCTACACATCCATCTAAATCCATAAAGTCGACCCACATAACTATATAGCTTAACAGGTATATGAATCTAAATTGGGGAGTAGACGATGGAAGTTGGTCATAGAAAACATATGTACAATCACATTTAGGTCATTTTCTTGTTCGTGTTTACATGATATGATATTCTAATCAGTCAGACCTGATACACACAACAATTCAATTGCCACGAGTTGAGTATCATGAGTACTTTTTGCAGGGTGGTGGTTGGAAAGTTGTTGCAAGTTTTGAGGGAAACTTCCCCAACAGGATCAAGCAACTTCCATTGGACAGACATTTTGAGATCAACAACGTGAAAAGGGTattgttcttcatcttgttaTTCCATCTAACTTTTTTGACTTGTTTCTGGCTCATTATTCGTAACCTGTCTTTGTACCGGACAGATTGTGCTAGAAGCTGATGGGTATCAACCATATCTTATATCTCCGGAAAAAGGTTTACGATCTTTAATAAAGGGTGTCCTGGAGTTGGCAAAAGAACCATCACGTCTGTGTGTAGATGAGGTGAGTTTAATGGGCAGATGTTGAGAACCtttctttgaattgaattctCTGGTGAAGATTCTTCTTTTgccacctttttcttttttgttgggAGGGGGCTACAAAGAGTTGAGTCGTCCTAATTCTTGAGGCCGATGTCTATCTGAATTTATTTGTCAAACATACATGCATTCATACTTAAGTATGCATGGCACAGGCACTtaaataatttcataaacattCACCCAATGGTATGGATATATTAACATGCAGTATACATGTATAAAACACTAATTTCTTTACATTAAGCTTGCCTGCTTCAGTAAGGCGTATGCGTGATTGGGGTGGTGCACCTAGATGATGGGCAAAGCCTACCCCTTCTGCCTCGTACTGGAGGGACATGCCTTGATAGCACCGGTCTATTGGGGACCATCTTGCTTTATAGGTAACGATACTTGGTTATGTGGGAGGAAGATTCAAAGACAAAAAACATTCTCGTCTACATCGTGTATGGTTGTTGTCAAGGTTCTTTGGTGTCCTGGGTGATTATTCCATTGATTACAAGTGTTACTGCTTGTAAATATTCTCTTGAATCATTTCAATATAGTTAGACAGGTGATCTTTTATCTACTGCCACCATGTTTACATGCAGCATTATTTTCCTGAAGAAGGTTGCTTTGTAAACCCTTGGGGTGACTTCATGCCCTTATGATTATATCATGGAATATGTTTGCTGtgcttttttatttgtttctctcTTAATGGTCAATATGCTACTAGTTTGGTGAATTTTGGGTAATGACTGAAACAGGTCCACAGGGTGCTAGTAGATATAGTTTCTGCCGCAGCCAATGCTACACCAGGTCTTGGAAGATATCCCCCTTTTAAGCGAGAGGTAGAtggaaattttcctttttcctcccctcccctcgcCTTGCCCCATCCCCTCAACCACAAAAGGCTTGTTATTGATGCTTTGTTGGAATAATCTTCAATTGTGTCTCCCCccttctcccccaccccaacccaccccccccccaccccaaaaaaaaaaataaaataaaacaggtTGTGGCAATTGCAAGTGGTGCATTGGATGGGTTTAAGAATGAGTCAAAGAAAATGGTAGTTGCATTGGTTGATATGGAACGCGCTTTTGTTCCTCCTCAACACTTCATCCGTCTTGTGCAGAGGAGGTAGGCTTCACATGGTTGTTGGTGCTTTTAATTCATTCAATGCTATGTGCTGCTGTCTTTGTCATGGCAACCTACCTTATAAGGATCTATATGAAAGCTAGAATGATATTGGTAGGCAGTTGGCAATGGGACAGGAAActaggagaaagaaggaaactaGTGATGGGGTCGTTTTGGAGAAATCACTGTAGTAATGTTTAATGCTAGGTTAGGGGCCCCCTTCTCTTGGTAAAACTTCCTGATCTGATTTTGAAACAGAGAACTTCCTAAATTAACAATTAGTGTATACTTATACTTGCTATGAAGgtaaattttcaaacttatatTAATGGCATAGTGGAGGATTTACTAAAAATATTAAATCACAATTAATATAAGGGAGTGGAAATTTAACGGTTAAAACATCCTAGAA includes the following:
- the LOC122073094 gene encoding dynamin-2A-like is translated as MEAIEELVQLSESMLQAGALLADEDVDENTPSRRTSTFLNVVALGNVGAGKSAVLNSLIGHPVLPTGENGATRAPISIDLRRDNSLSTKAIILQIDNKSQQVSASALRHSLQDRLSKGSSGKSRDEIYLKLRTSTAPPLKLIDLPGLDQRIMDDSMISEYVEHNDAILLVIVPAAQAPEISSSRALRLVKEYDSESTRTIGVISKIDQAATDQKVLAAVQALLLNQGPRNTSDIPWVALIGQSVSIASAQSGSVGSENSLETAWRAESESLKSILTGAPQNKLGRVALVDTLARQIRKRMKVRLPNLLSGLQGKSQVVEDELVRLGEQMVTTSEGTRAVALELCREFEDKFLQHIATGEGGGWKVVASFEGNFPNRIKQLPLDRHFEINNVKRIVLEADGYQPYLISPEKGLRSLIKGVLELAKEPSRLCVDEVHRVLVDIVSAAANATPGLGRYPPFKREVVAIASGALDGFKNESKKMVVALVDMERAFVPPQHFIRLVQRRMERQRREEDQKHRPLKKGQEAEQAILNRATSPQTGAPQSGGSLKSMKEKPEKSEKDGQETSALKTAGPGGEITAGFLLKKSSKTNGWSRRWFVLNEKSGKLGYTKKQEERHFRGVITLEECNLEEASDEEESSSKSSKDKKSSDKSPSLVFKITSKVPYKTVLKAHNAVLLKAENAADKVEWVNKIRNIIQSSRGLGKGDGLPMRQSLSDGSLDTMTRKPADPEEELRWMSQEVRGYVEAVLNSLAANVPKAVVLCQVEKAKEDMLNHLYSSISAQSTARIEELLMEDQNVKRRRERYQKQSSLLSKLTRQLSVHDNRAAAASSWSNGGGAESSPRADSSTGDDWRSAFDAAANGRVDRSSSYGDSRFGSNGHSRRYSDPAQNGDASSGSNSGSRRTPNRLPPPPPQSNSGYRY